The Hymenobacter sp. DG25A nucleotide sequence GCCCGTTGCTGGGTCACCACACCAGCGGCGTGCGCCGGGAGTGGTACCGCGGCGACGATCTGGCCGCGCATACCCTCAACGACCCGCTGCCCCGCTTTCATCAGCAATTATTGGAGCTGGGCTTCGCCGAAGAAGAGCTGCAGCAGCTGGCCGATGAAGCCCGCGCTACCGTAGCAGCCGACTATCAGCGCGCCCTGGCCGCTCCCGCGCCCGATCCGGCTACTTTCCAGGACCATGAGTTTGCCCCGCCGGTCGTAACGGAAGAAGCCGGCGAGCGAAACCCCGCCGGCGCCGACAAAGCCCTGATGGTAGATGCCGCGCTGCACGCCGTGGATGATATTCTGCGCGAATTTCCCGAAGCCCTGTTTTATGGGCAGGACGTGGGCGGCGAGCTAGGTGGCGTGTTCCGTGAAGCCGCGCTCTTGGCTAAAAAGTACGGAGATGCCCGCGTATTCAACACACCCATTCAGGAAGCCTACATTGTGGGCAGCACGGCCGGCATGAGTGCCGTAGGCGCCAAGCCCATTGTGGAAGTGCAGTTTGCTGACTACATCTGGCCCGCCCTCAATCAGCTGGTGGAAGAGCTGTCGAAGTCCTGCTACCTCTCCAATGGCAAGTTCCCGGTTCAGTCGCTCATCCGGGTGCCTATTGGGGCCTACGGCGGGGGCGGGCCATACCATTCGGGCTCTATTGAAAGCACCCTGCTGACTATCCGGGGCATTAAAGTGGTGTACCCCAGCAATGCCGCCGATATGAAAGGGCTGATGCGCGCCGCCTTCCTGGACCCCAACCCGGTGGTAATGCTGGAGCACAAAGGCCTGTACTGGAGCAAAGTGCCCGGCACCGAAGATGCCAAAACCACCGAGCCCGCCACCGGCTACGTTATTCCGCTGGGCAAAGCAGCCATAGCCCAGGAAGCTGCCGCCGACAAGCTCCGCAACGGCGAAACCTGCGTGGTAGTAACCTACGGCATGGGCGTATACTGGGCCAAAACCGCCAGCAGGCAATTCCCGGGTCAGGTAGAAATTCTGGATCTGCGCACGCTGAATCCCCTGGATTTTGAGGCGGTGCAGGCCGCTGTGCTGCGCCATGGCAAGGTGCTGGTGCTGACGGAAGAACCCCTGCTGAACTCCTTCGCCGAAAGCCTGGCCGGCCGCATTCAGCGCCACTGCTTCCAGCGCCTAGATGCCCCGGTGTTCACGCTGGGTGCCGCCAACCTGCCGGCTATTGCCCTCAACGTAGACCTGGAACGGCAAATGTTACCCAACCCCGATAAAGTAGCCGCGACTTTAACTGAGCTGCTGGAGTATTAACAATAGCACGAACAGTAGCGCGAAGCTCCGGCTTCGCGGACGAGCGGAGCGAGTAACAGGCGTATGTGCCCACGCCGGAACTCGCGTTGCTTGTACGCGAAGCCGGAGCTTCGCGCTACTTTTTGGCTATAGAAACTGTTAGAAAGGATAGCCGATACCTACGTTCAGCGTAGGCGTGTTTTGCCAGGGCTTGTCTTTTTTGCGCCAGATGGCGAAGCGGTTAATGGCCCACTCGTCGCCGTCTACGGCCGTGGGGTCATAGATTTTGGTGGCAATATCCAGGCGGATAATCAGGAAAGTGAAGTCGAACCGGAAGCCGATACCGCTGCTCACCGCAAACTCTTTGTAAAAGCGGCCAGGGTCAAACTGCGCCCCGGGCCGGGGGTCGTTCTTCTGCAAGGACCATACATTGCCGAAGTCGGTGAACAGGGCGCCATCCAGGTAATCATACAAAGGGAAACGATACTCGGCGCTGCCTTCGAGCAAAAGCTCCCCGGGCTGCTCCACATTCTCATCCTGAATTGGCTTGCCACGGCTGTCCAACTGCACTACGCCTTCTTTCGTCAGCACGGAAGTGTAGGAACCGGGGCCGAGCCGGCGAGGGCGCCAGGCACGCAGGCTGGTACCGCCTCCGCCGAAGAAATACTTGTCGTAGGGTATAATGTAAGGTGAAGTGGAAGTGCCATCCTCAGCGGTAAGGCGCGTAGGTGTAAGGGCGTGGGCCAGGCCACCATTTAAGCGCCACACAAAGTAGGACTGGGACGTGAGCTTGTGGTAGCGACGGAAATCAGCGTTGAAGCGGGCGTAATCCAGCACTAGTACGCCGCCAACGGTGGTTTCTGCTTCCGTGCCTGAATTGTCGGTGGAACCGGGGCGCGTGTAGATGCGCCGACCCACGCCGCCTAATTCTGCGGTAGCCCGGAAGGAGCGTGCGTCGCGGGTTTGGTTAAAGTCGTTGCTGTTGTAGTAGGAAGTAGCGTTGGCGCTGGGTATCAGCAGGCTACCAAAGCTGCGCAGGAGGGCAGCATTGTTGGGGAGTTTCAGCAGGGCGTTCCTATATTCCTGATCCAGACGGCTGTTCACCAGGCTGATGTTCTGCACCGTGACTACATACTGCTGAAATACGTTGCGCTGCCAGATGTAGTCGTAGCTGGCCTCCAGGTTGGTGCGCGTATATTCGGGCCGGTCTACATACGTGAAGCTGGTAGAGATGCGCGTTTTGGGGTTGTAGCGGGTCAGGAACCGGTTGGTGCGCCAGGGTACCAGAAACTGCGGTAAAACCAGGCTGAGATTGGCACCCAGCTGGGTAGTACGAGAGGTAGAAAACTTGGATTCCTCACTGGGTGCTACCAGAGGAAACTGGCCTTCCAGGCCGGCCCGCAGGCCAATTTCCAGGACTTCGGCTCCGCCAAATACGTTGCGGGCTTTGAGCCGGAAGTTGCCGAACGGGCCCGGCAGGTTGGCTACTACAGTGCCCCCCAGCTCCGTGGTTTCCTGGAATTTCTTCTGCGGGGAGGCGTTTACTACCGCATCCAGGCGGTGCAGGCCACTGGCAGAGTCGCCGGCTACTTTCTGGTAGCTCACCGTGTTAAACCGGAACATATCCAGGTCGGCGAGCTGGCGCTGGGTGGTTTGCGTGTTGTTGAGGCTGTACACCGAGCCCGGCCGCACTTCCACCCGCTGATTCAGCACTTTGGTGCTGAAGCGGTGCTTGTACGCCAGGAAGTAGATAGAGTCGCGCACCAGCGTGTCGCGCCTCACGCCAAACCGGATGGCTCCGGCATCGGTCAGGAAACTCACATGCCGGATGGTGTAAATCTGATGCTGCTGGCCGGGGCCGGGGTTGGCAATGAGAGTGCGCAGGCGCACGGTGCCGGGCGCATAGCTGGTATCGGCCTCCAGGGTAATGTACTGCTGCCGAAAATCGTAATAGCCTGCATTCTTCAGCAGTTTTTCCAGCCGGGCCCTTTCCAGGCCAATGGCTTCCTCGCTGTACTGGTCGCCTTTATGAATAAGGGCCTGTTTCTGGTTTTCCAGCACCACCTTGGCTACCGCCGAGTCGGCAATGTCATAATCCAGCTGGGTATAACGGAACGGCTGGTTTTCGGTGACCTTATACGTCACCGTTACGCGCCGGTCCTTCACCGCATCCCGCGCACTTACGGAGCTTCGGAAAAATCCCTGCGACTTCAAAAATGTGCTCAGCTGCTCGGTAGTGCGTTCCGTGAGGGTAGAGTCGTACACTACGGGCGCCTCGCCCAAGCGCATCAGGGCATTGCCTTCGCTGAGAGCCAGCTGGTGACGGCGCGTGTGCCGCTCGCGCTTAATCAGCAGCTTTCCTACGGCCACGGAGTCGCGGCCCGCCTTCAGGATAAGGGAGTCGTACCTGGTCCGCTCGTCCTGCAGCTCCCGCTTAAGCGCGTCGGGCTTATAGAAATACTGCCCTAGCTGGTAGATTGCTAGCTTTGGGATGGGAAACCGGTTGTTGGGCTTCTGCTGATACAGGTTTTGCAGGCGGTCAGCATCGGCCTGCTGCACGCCTTCCAGCTTTATCTTATACAGCAGGTTTTGCCCCGGGAGCAGCAGCCGGGTAGGAGAGCAGGCCGGAAACAGGCTGCCTCCGGTCAACAGCAGAAAAACAAGTAGAACTCGCCGGCGCGCGGTCAGCACAATAGAAGAATATGATTTCAAAAGCAGTTGCCAAGTACGTGCATTCTTTGCAGCAGAAGAAATATCGACTGCGTAGCGGTGCCTTTCTGGTAGAAGGCGGCAAGAACGTATGCGAGTTGCTAAGTTCAGGACTTCTAACGGAACGACTGTTTGTTACGGCGGAATTTGCCGACAAAAATGCGCATTTGCTGCCGAAGGGCGTACCCACTGAGCTGGCCACGGAAGAGGAGCTGACCAAATTAGGCACCCTGGCCACCAACAATACGGCGCTGGCCGTAGCCCGCATTCCCGAAGAAACCCCGCTGCAGGCCGCCTCCAACCAGCTCCTGCTGGCCCTGGACCAGGTGCGCGACCCTGGCAACCTGGGCACCCTAATCCGCCTGGCCGACTGGTACGGCCTGGCTGGCGTGGTGTGCTCCGATACCTGCACTGACCCTTGGTCGCCGAAAACCGTGTCTGCTACTATGGGCTCTTTCGGCCGGGTGGCCATCTGGCAGCGCGACCTGCCCGCGTGGCTGGACGCTTTGCCGTCCGACCTTCCGCGCTACGGCGCGCACCTGGAAGGAGACAATGTGCATCGCCTCAGCTTAACCCCCGGCGGCGTACTCATTATGGGCAGCGAATCGCACGGGCCCCGGCCGGAGGTGCTGGACCGGCTGACGCAGCGCTTATTCATCCCCGGGGCGGGCGGGGCCGAGAGCCTGAACGTAGCCGTTTCAGCCGCTATTCTGCTGGATAATTTTCACCGCCACTTGTAGGCTTTTACTAAATTCTACGCAAAAAGGGCAGCCAAT carries:
- a CDS encoding thiamine pyrophosphate-dependent enzyme, with amino-acid sequence MTSDTVAALNAEVATTHPDRATLTRAYRLMRTADEMARLYEENKAITAKYVHATARGHEAIQLAAAFHLTAQDYAAPYYRDDAMLLGMGLQPYELMLQLMAKRDDPFSGGRTYYCHPSLRRAGFPVIPHQSSATGMQAIPATGTAHGIKYLESQGLLTDELDASQFPISLCSIGDGAMTEGEVSEALQMAVLHQLPIIYLVQDNDWGISATSREMRAMDAYEFAAGFKGLHRLQFDGADFLASYAGMAEAFDYARQRQGPVLVHARCPLLGHHTSGVRREWYRGDDLAAHTLNDPLPRFHQQLLELGFAEEELQQLADEARATVAADYQRALAAPAPDPATFQDHEFAPPVVTEEAGERNPAGADKALMVDAALHAVDDILREFPEALFYGQDVGGELGGVFREAALLAKKYGDARVFNTPIQEAYIVGSTAGMSAVGAKPIVEVQFADYIWPALNQLVEELSKSCYLSNGKFPVQSLIRVPIGAYGGGGPYHSGSIESTLLTIRGIKVVYPSNAADMKGLMRAAFLDPNPVVMLEHKGLYWSKVPGTEDAKTTEPATGYVIPLGKAAIAQEAAADKLRNGETCVVVTYGMGVYWAKTASRQFPGQVEILDLRTLNPLDFEAVQAAVLRHGKVLVLTEEPLLNSFAESLAGRIQRHCFQRLDAPVFTLGAANLPAIALNVDLERQMLPNPDKVAATLTELLEY
- a CDS encoding TrmH family RNA methyltransferase codes for the protein MISKAVAKYVHSLQQKKYRLRSGAFLVEGGKNVCELLSSGLLTERLFVTAEFADKNAHLLPKGVPTELATEEELTKLGTLATNNTALAVARIPEETPLQAASNQLLLALDQVRDPGNLGTLIRLADWYGLAGVVCSDTCTDPWSPKTVSATMGSFGRVAIWQRDLPAWLDALPSDLPRYGAHLEGDNVHRLSLTPGGVLIMGSESHGPRPEVLDRLTQRLFIPGAGGAESLNVAVSAAILLDNFHRHL
- a CDS encoding BamA/TamA family outer membrane protein, translated to MTGGSLFPACSPTRLLLPGQNLLYKIKLEGVQQADADRLQNLYQQKPNNRFPIPKLAIYQLGQYFYKPDALKRELQDERTRYDSLILKAGRDSVAVGKLLIKRERHTRRHQLALSEGNALMRLGEAPVVYDSTLTERTTEQLSTFLKSQGFFRSSVSARDAVKDRRVTVTYKVTENQPFRYTQLDYDIADSAVAKVVLENQKQALIHKGDQYSEEAIGLERARLEKLLKNAGYYDFRQQYITLEADTSYAPGTVRLRTLIANPGPGQQHQIYTIRHVSFLTDAGAIRFGVRRDTLVRDSIYFLAYKHRFSTKVLNQRVEVRPGSVYSLNNTQTTQRQLADLDMFRFNTVSYQKVAGDSASGLHRLDAVVNASPQKKFQETTELGGTVVANLPGPFGNFRLKARNVFGGAEVLEIGLRAGLEGQFPLVAPSEESKFSTSRTTQLGANLSLVLPQFLVPWRTNRFLTRYNPKTRISTSFTYVDRPEYTRTNLEASYDYIWQRNVFQQYVVTVQNISLVNSRLDQEYRNALLKLPNNAALLRSFGSLLIPSANATSYYNSNDFNQTRDARSFRATAELGGVGRRIYTRPGSTDNSGTEAETTVGGVLVLDYARFNADFRRYHKLTSQSYFVWRLNGGLAHALTPTRLTAEDGTSTSPYIIPYDKYFFGGGGTSLRAWRPRRLGPGSYTSVLTKEGVVQLDSRGKPIQDENVEQPGELLLEGSAEYRFPLYDYLDGALFTDFGNVWSLQKNDPRPGAQFDPGRFYKEFAVSSGIGFRFDFTFLIIRLDIATKIYDPTAVDGDEWAINRFAIWRKKDKPWQNTPTLNVGIGYPF